The following are encoded in a window of Cottoperca gobio chromosome 20, fCotGob3.1, whole genome shotgun sequence genomic DNA:
- the crispld1a gene encoding LOW QUALITY PROTEIN: cysteine-rich secretory protein LCCL domain-containing 1 (The sequence of the model RefSeq protein was modified relative to this genomic sequence to represent the inferred CDS: inserted 1 base in 1 codon), with protein sequence MRHVSPCWLRGVSLLLLLQTATSMVMLPNSTGWEQILDKYLDEEGDWWEAKQRGKRAITDSDAQLVLDLHNKLRGQVYPPSSNMEYMVWDTELERTAEEWAETCLWEHGPASLLPQIGQNLGAHWGRHRPPTFHVQAWYDEVKDYXFPYPQECNPYCPFRCSGPVCTHYTQLVWATSSRIGCAINMCYNMNVWGQIWAKAVYLVCNYSPKGNWWGHSPYKHGTPCSACPPSYGGGCKDNLCYKDDNFNTVQEEMEENNFIEPEAPRAPQKPRSRASKPEPPSLPAPAPTKPPTEDLQKNEVVNTQQMSQLMTCDTKLRDQCKGTPCNRYECSAGCIDTTGKVVGTVYYEMQSSVCRAGLHAGVIDNDGGWMDVTRQGRKDFFIKSNKNGVQSLGKYLSANSFTVSRVAVKAITCETTVAPMCSYQKPAKHCPRLYCPRNCLEENPHISRVIGTRIYSDKSSICRAAVHAGVIRNNVGGYIDVMPVDKRKHYVASYQNGIFSESLQNPPGGKAFRVFAVI encoded by the exons ATGAGGCATGTCTCTCCATGCTGGCTGAGGGGCGTCtccctgctcctgctgctccagaCGGCCACTTCCATGGTGATGCTTCCAAACTCCACGGGCTGGGAGCAGATTCTGGACAAGTATCTGGACGAGGAGGGGGACTGGTGGGAGGCCaagcagagagggaagagggcCATCACCGACAGCGACGCTCAGCTCGTCCTGGACCTTCACAACAAGCTCCGAGGCCAAGTTTACCCTCCTTCTTCCAACATGGAGTACATG GTGTGGGACACAGAGCTGGAGCGTACGGCAGAGGAGTGGGCCGAGACCTGCCTGTGGGAGCACGGCCCTGCCAGCCTCCTGCCACAGATCGGACAGAACCTGGGAGCACACTGGGGAAG GCATCGTCCACCCACGTTCCATGTGCAGGCCTGGTACGATGAAGTGAAAGACT TCTTCCCTTACCCTCAGGAGTGTAACCCTTACTGCCCCTTCAGATGCTCCGGCCCTGTTTGTACTCATTATACACAG CTGGTGTGGGCCACCAGCAGTCGGATTGGCTGTGCCATCAACATGTGTTACAACATGAATGTGTGGGGACAGATTTGGGCCAAAGCCGTCTATCTTGTCTGCAACTATTCGCCAAA GGGAAACTGGTGGGGGCACTCACCTTACAAACATGGGACCCCATGCTCTGCCTGTCCTCCCAGCTACGGAGGAGGCTGCAAGGACAACCTCTGCTACAAAG ATGACAACTTCAACACTGTACAagaggaaatggaagaaaacaaCTTCATCGAGCCAGAGGCCCCCCGTGCTCCACAGAAGCCCCGGTCTAGGGCCTCCAAGCCCGAGCCTCCCAGTCTCCCCGCTCCAGCCCCTACCAAGCCCCCCACAGAGGACCTGCAGAAGAATGAAGTGGTCAACACGCAGCAGATGT cTCAGCTTATGACCTGTGACACTAAGCTACGAGATCAGTGTAAAGGAACACCGTGTAACAG ATACGAGTGTTCAGCTGGGTGCATAGATACTACAGGAAAGGTAGTGGGGACAGTATACTATGAAATG CAATCCAGCGTGTGCAGAGCTGGTCTACATGCTGGTGTCATAGATAATGacggaggatggatggatgtaacAAGACAAGGCAGAAAGGACTTTTTCATCAAATCCAACAAGAACGGAGTCCAGTCTCTTGG GAAATATCTAAGTGCTAATTCCTTCACAGTTTCCAGAGTAGCAG TCAAAGCCATCACATGTGAAACCACAGTTGCACCGATGTGTTCGTACCAGAAGCCTGCAAAACATTGTCCACG GTTATACTGCCCGAGAAACTGTTTGGAGGAGAATCCTCACATATCCAGAGTCATCGGCACCAGAATATACTCTGAT AAGTCCAGTATATGCCGAGCAGCGGTCCACGCCGGAGTAATCAGGAATAATGTGGGTGGTTACATCGATGTGATGCCGGTGGACAAGCGGAAACACTACGTTGCCTCATACCAAAATGGAATTTTCTCAGAGAG